Proteins encoded within one genomic window of Burkholderiaceae bacterium:
- a CDS encoding Type IV pilus biogenesis protein PilE: MKTATRIVTSRQRGFTLVELMIVVVVITILTAIALPSYRSYVMKSRRTDAKNGLLDLATREERFFSVNNTYTNDPTKLGYGAGSAFPIAINASGQSYYNLTAPTVTAASGSGATAVPPGFVAQAVPTGDQTADTTCATYQIDQLGTQTNWNSGTQIAGSGCW, translated from the coding sequence ATGAAAACTGCAACCCGGATCGTGACGAGCCGCCAACGCGGCTTCACGCTGGTCGAACTGATGATCGTGGTGGTCGTGATCACGATCCTCACCGCGATCGCGCTGCCGTCGTACCGCAGCTACGTGATGAAGTCGCGCCGCACCGACGCGAAGAACGGGCTGCTGGACCTTGCGACGCGCGAGGAACGTTTTTTCAGCGTGAACAACACCTACACCAACGACCCGACCAAGCTTGGCTATGGCGCCGGCAGCGCCTTTCCGATCGCGATCAACGCTTCCGGGCAGAGCTATTACAACCTGACCGCGCCCACGGTCACGGCCGCGTCCGGCTCCGGTGCGACGGCGGTGCCGCCCGGCTTCGTCGCACAGGCGGTGCCGACCGGCGACCAGACAGCCGACACCACCTGCGCCACCTACCAGATCGATCAACTCGGAACGCAGACGAACTGGAACAGCGGCACGCAGATCGCAGGCAGCGGCTGCTGGTAG
- a CDS encoding AmpG permease — MNPNPTSAGNARADRAEPRAKAPWSQALKVYLEPATLRMLALGFSSGLPLLLVLGTLSFWLREAGIDRTTIGYLSWVGLAYGFKWAWAPLVDRLPIPLLTRWLGRRRSWLLLAQLAIVLGLAGMAGSDPRLGLERVIWCALLTAFASATQDIALDAFRIESASMERQAALAATYQTGYRLAMIWAGAGVLWLAARAEGSGAAGYQHGAWHAAYLVMAGSMAVGILTVLLSPEPLPRQLPPAKGALEWLRGALVEPFADFVRRYRWQAALILALIAVYRISDVVMGIMANPFYVDMGYTKDEVAAVTKVFGVIMTLSGAFLGGALSVRLGVLRVLMLGACLSAASNLLFAWLATRGHDLTALIAVISADNLSSGIASAAFIAYLSSLTNVNYSATQYALFSSLMLLLPKFLAGYSGRYVDAYGYVQFFTSTALLGLPVLLLVWLTSRAKEAASR, encoded by the coding sequence ATGAATCCGAACCCGACGAGCGCCGGCAATGCGCGCGCGGACCGCGCCGAACCCCGCGCCAAGGCGCCGTGGAGCCAGGCGCTGAAGGTGTATCTGGAGCCGGCGACGCTGCGCATGCTGGCGCTGGGGTTTTCGTCGGGCCTGCCGTTGCTGCTGGTGCTGGGCACGCTGAGCTTCTGGCTGCGCGAGGCGGGCATCGACCGCACGACGATCGGGTACCTGAGCTGGGTCGGGCTTGCCTATGGATTCAAGTGGGCCTGGGCGCCGCTGGTCGATCGGCTGCCGATCCCGCTGCTCACGCGCTGGCTCGGACGCCGACGCAGCTGGCTGCTGCTGGCGCAGCTGGCGATCGTGCTGGGCCTGGCCGGCATGGCCGGCAGCGATCCGCGGCTCGGCCTGGAGCGAGTCATCTGGTGCGCGCTGTTGACCGCATTCGCTTCGGCCACGCAGGACATTGCGCTCGATGCGTTCCGCATCGAGTCGGCCAGCATGGAGCGGCAGGCGGCGCTGGCGGCGACCTACCAGACCGGCTATCGACTCGCGATGATCTGGGCCGGCGCCGGTGTGCTGTGGCTGGCGGCGCGCGCGGAAGGATCGGGCGCGGCCGGCTACCAGCACGGCGCCTGGCACGCCGCATACCTGGTGATGGCCGGTTCGATGGCGGTCGGCATCCTGACCGTGCTGCTGTCGCCCGAACCGCTGCCGCGCCAGCTGCCGCCGGCGAAGGGTGCGCTCGAATGGCTGCGCGGCGCGCTGGTCGAGCCGTTCGCCGACTTCGTGCGCCGCTACCGCTGGCAGGCGGCGCTGATCCTGGCGCTGATCGCGGTGTACCGGATCAGCGACGTGGTGATGGGCATCATGGCGAATCCGTTCTACGTCGACATGGGCTACACCAAGGACGAGGTCGCGGCGGTGACCAAGGTGTTCGGCGTCATCATGACGCTGTCGGGCGCGTTCCTCGGCGGCGCGTTGTCGGTGCGGCTCGGCGTGCTGCGCGTGCTGATGCTCGGCGCGTGCTTAAGCGCCGCGAGCAACCTGCTGTTCGCCTGGCTCGCGACGCGCGGCCACGACCTGACGGCGCTGATCGCGGTGATCTCGGCCGACAACCTGTCGAGCGGCATCGCGTCGGCAGCGTTCATCGCGTACCTGTCGTCGCTGACCAACGTGAACTACTCGGCCACGCAGTACGCGCTGTTCAGCTCGCTGATGCTGCTGTTGCCGAAGTTCCTGGCCGGCTACTCGGGCCGCTACGTGGACGCATACGGCTACGTGCAGTTCTTCACCTCGACCGCGCTGCTCGGCCTGCCGGTGCTGCTGCTGGTCTGGCTCACTTCAAGAGCAAAAGAGGCCGCAAGCCGTTGA
- a CDS encoding Type IV fimbrial biogenesis protein PilX produces the protein MSRARTIPKTPIAGRQSAAGPAAQRGIALVTSLLMLIVMTLLALSMFRSIGLDESIAGNTREKQRSLQSAQSALEYGEWWLGQGNGGTGNTCTTVYNANTIANMQVCTNALASPTTLPWSARGDYLPPTMTVASGGGVVSSGGNVGDVNYYAKPSLYIQYLGLDPTGKAQLYQITGAGYGGSANGASVVQSTYAVTYKNPPLDQP, from the coding sequence ATGAGTCGCGCACGTACGATCCCGAAAACGCCGATCGCGGGCCGACAGTCGGCAGCCGGTCCTGCCGCGCAGCGCGGCATCGCGCTGGTCACCAGCCTGCTGATGCTGATCGTGATGACGCTGCTTGCACTTTCCATGTTCCGCAGCATCGGCCTGGACGAGTCGATCGCCGGCAACACGCGCGAGAAGCAGCGCTCGCTGCAGTCTGCGCAGAGCGCGCTCGAGTATGGCGAATGGTGGCTGGGCCAGGGCAACGGCGGCACCGGCAACACCTGCACGACGGTCTACAACGCAAACACCATCGCAAACATGCAGGTCTGCACCAACGCGCTGGCCAGCCCGACCACGCTGCCCTGGAGCGCGCGCGGCGACTACCTGCCGCCGACGATGACCGTTGCCAGCGGCGGCGGCGTGGTGAGCTCCGGCGGAAACGTCGGCGACGTCAATTACTACGCCAAGCCCAGCCTGTATATCCAGTACCTGGGTCTCGATCCAACCGGGAAGGCTCAGCTGTACCAGATCACCGGCGCCGGCTACGGCGGCAGCGCGAACGGCGCTTCGGTGGTGCAGAGCACCTATGCGGTTACTTACAAGAATCCACCGCTCGATCAACCCTGA
- a CDS encoding two-component system sensor histidine kinase has protein sequence MFKALSRRLYLRIWLSVVVGVAVLTLVVGWAWQISVRHYERREPRDVTVRNISGQEIGSAQAEIARVPGQGLEFVVTLDDGQVLLLQLAPRKNRPVGLPPVWTRSPYGFAWLLALVGLAVALGVYPIVRRLTVGLESLQRGVQRWGEGDLSVRVPVRGSDEVADLSERFNDAAARLEALMNSHKALLANASHELRSPLTRIRMALELMGSTPSAMFQNEISRNITELDQLIDEILLSSRLDARAADVGTIEAVDLTALAAEECAQLGLELDADSTSAAVQGIPKLLRRAIRNLLENARRYGTGAITTSVRREGSRAVLRVSDRGPGVPASLRERIFEPFYRLPGASEREGGVGLGLALVKAIAERHHGTVRCEERPGGGATFVLELPCEAG, from the coding sequence ATGTTCAAAGCGCTGTCGCGACGCCTGTACCTGCGCATCTGGCTGTCGGTGGTCGTCGGCGTCGCGGTGCTGACGCTGGTCGTCGGCTGGGCCTGGCAGATTTCGGTGCGGCACTACGAGCGGCGCGAGCCGCGCGATGTGACGGTGCGCAACATCTCGGGGCAGGAAATCGGCTCGGCGCAGGCCGAGATCGCGCGCGTGCCGGGGCAGGGGCTGGAGTTCGTCGTCACGCTCGACGACGGCCAGGTGCTGCTGCTGCAGCTGGCTCCGCGCAAGAACCGGCCGGTCGGGCTGCCGCCGGTCTGGACCCGCTCGCCGTACGGCTTCGCCTGGCTGCTGGCGCTGGTCGGGCTCGCGGTGGCGTTGGGCGTGTACCCGATCGTGCGCCGGCTCACCGTCGGCCTGGAATCGCTGCAGCGCGGCGTGCAGCGCTGGGGTGAAGGCGACCTGTCGGTGCGGGTGCCGGTGCGCGGCAGCGACGAGGTGGCGGACCTGTCGGAGCGTTTCAACGACGCCGCCGCGCGGCTGGAGGCGCTGATGAACTCGCACAAGGCGCTGCTCGCGAATGCATCGCACGAACTGCGTTCGCCGCTGACGCGCATCCGCATGGCGCTCGAGCTGATGGGCAGCACGCCATCGGCGATGTTCCAGAACGAGATTTCGCGCAACATCACCGAGCTCGACCAGCTGATCGACGAGATCCTGCTCTCGAGCCGGCTCGACGCACGCGCCGCCGACGTCGGCACCATCGAGGCGGTGGACCTGACCGCGCTCGCGGCCGAGGAATGCGCGCAACTCGGCCTGGAGCTCGACGCCGACAGCACATCGGCGGCGGTGCAGGGGATACCGAAGCTGCTGCGCCGCGCGATCCGCAACCTGCTCGAGAACGCGCGCCGCTACGGCACCGGCGCGATCACGACCAGCGTGCGGCGCGAAGGCAGCCGCGCGGTGCTGCGCGTCAGCGACCGCGGACCGGGCGTGCCGGCGTCGCTGCGCGAGCGCATCTTCGAGCCGTTCTACCGGCTGCCGGGCGCGAGCGAGCGCGAAGGCGGCGTCGGCCTCGGTCTCGCGCTGGTGAAGGCGATCGCCGAACGCCACCACGGCACGGTGCGCTGCGAGGAGCGCCCGGGCGGCGGCGCAACCTTCGTGTTGGAACTGCCGTGCGAGGCGGGGTGA
- a CDS encoding two-component transcriptional response regulator, OmpR family has product MIEDDERLAGMVGEYLRNSGYEVTHEGNGLGGLARLQESPPDLVILDLMLPDIDGLDVCRRIRGLSGEAARVPVLMLTAKGDPMDRIIGLELGADDYLPKPFEPRELLARIRAVLRRRGEGAPSSAKVIRFGSLEIDRDARTVTVAGHASELTSYQFDLLVALAERAGRVLTRDQIMEAVRGREIDAFDRSIDVHMGRIRAAIEADVKNPKRILTVRGVGYVFAKQQD; this is encoded by the coding sequence ATGATCGAAGACGACGAGCGCCTGGCCGGCATGGTCGGCGAATACCTGCGCAACTCGGGTTACGAGGTCACGCACGAGGGCAACGGCTTGGGCGGCCTGGCGCGGCTGCAGGAAAGCCCGCCGGACCTGGTGATCCTCGACCTGATGCTGCCCGACATCGACGGCCTGGATGTGTGCCGGCGCATCCGCGGCCTGTCCGGCGAGGCGGCCCGGGTGCCGGTGCTGATGCTCACCGCCAAGGGCGACCCGATGGACCGGATCATCGGGCTGGAACTGGGCGCCGACGACTACCTACCCAAGCCGTTCGAGCCGCGCGAGCTGCTGGCGCGCATCCGCGCGGTGCTGCGCCGGCGCGGCGAGGGGGCGCCATCGTCCGCGAAGGTGATCCGCTTCGGCTCGCTCGAGATCGACCGCGACGCGCGCACGGTCACCGTCGCCGGCCACGCCAGCGAGCTGACCTCGTACCAGTTCGATCTGCTGGTCGCGCTCGCCGAGCGTGCCGGCCGCGTGCTGACGCGCGACCAGATCATGGAGGCGGTGCGCGGCCGCGAGATCGACGCGTTCGACCGCTCGATCGACGTGCACATGGGGCGCATCCGCGCGGCGATCGAGGCCGACGTGAAGAACCCGAAGCGCATCCTGACGGTGCGCGGCGTCGGCTACGTGTTCGCGAAGCAGCAGGACTAG
- a CDS encoding Type IV fimbrial biogenesis protein PilV, which produces MLSGRPNIRLGSKAVRTNRGTRREQGFTLLEVLVAILVVALGLLGLAKMQALAISNTQISSSRSLIALQASSLAAAMQGNTGYWAAGVAPAVFSTAGTTVTDASGVLNQTVTTCVATSGSAPSSPVCTPAQLAAYDVQAWAANMNALFPGYGANFACNNVAGAPVTCTITITWAEKYVALNRTTATGTAASGGQQTATQSYTLYVSP; this is translated from the coding sequence ATGCTGAGCGGCAGGCCGAACATCCGACTCGGGAGCAAAGCCGTGCGTACGAATCGGGGAACGCGACGCGAGCAAGGCTTCACGCTGCTCGAAGTGCTGGTCGCGATCCTGGTGGTCGCGCTCGGCCTGCTCGGGCTGGCCAAGATGCAGGCACTTGCGATCTCGAACACGCAGATCTCCAGCAGCCGTTCACTGATCGCGCTGCAGGCCAGCAGCCTGGCCGCCGCGATGCAGGGCAACACCGGCTATTGGGCGGCCGGCGTGGCCCCGGCCGTATTCTCGACCGCGGGCACCACGGTGACCGACGCGAGCGGCGTGCTGAATCAGACCGTCACCACCTGCGTCGCCACCAGCGGCAGCGCCCCATCCTCACCGGTCTGCACGCCGGCTCAACTCGCCGCCTACGACGTGCAGGCCTGGGCCGCGAACATGAACGCGCTGTTCCCCGGCTACGGCGCGAACTTTGCCTGCAACAACGTTGCCGGCGCGCCGGTCACCTGCACGATCACGATCACCTGGGCCGAGAAATACGTGGCGCTAAACCGCACCACCGCGACCGGCACCGCTGCCAGCGGCGGCCAGCAGACCGCGACCCAGTCGTACACGCTGTATGTGTCGCCATGA
- a CDS encoding Type IV fimbrial biogenesis protein PilW — MSSSKFHMRHLRQQGLSLVELMVAITIALFIVLGLSLVYVNMKSAFNSQDQMAQIQDAERLAVTMLTTTVQSAAYFPNPVANTRAVALPASATANTDGTTFAAGQGITGTGAQGSSGSHTLDVRFVTANGDGLMNCQGQTNTSGSNQISINSFSVDANNELQCAVNGGTPVVLVNNVAKMTVLYGVDVNADGFADSYLDATTISAGNLWASVRSAQVTLTFVNPLASQTGGSATLPTPWVQTIALQNML; from the coding sequence ATGAGTAGCTCCAAGTTTCATATGCGGCACCTGCGCCAGCAGGGCCTGAGCCTGGTCGAGCTGATGGTCGCGATCACGATCGCGCTGTTCATCGTGCTCGGGCTGTCGCTGGTTTACGTCAACATGAAGTCGGCGTTCAACTCGCAGGACCAGATGGCGCAGATCCAGGACGCCGAACGGCTCGCGGTGACGATGCTGACCACTACCGTGCAGTCGGCGGCGTATTTTCCGAACCCGGTCGCGAACACCCGCGCGGTCGCGCTGCCGGCCAGCGCCACCGCCAACACCGACGGCACGACCTTTGCCGCCGGCCAGGGCATCACCGGCACCGGCGCCCAGGGCTCGAGCGGCAGTCACACGCTCGACGTGCGCTTCGTGACGGCCAACGGCGACGGGCTGATGAACTGCCAGGGGCAGACGAACACGTCCGGCTCGAACCAGATCTCGATCAACAGTTTCTCGGTCGACGCGAACAACGAGCTGCAGTGCGCGGTGAACGGCGGCACGCCGGTGGTGCTGGTCAACAACGTCGCGAAGATGACCGTGCTGTACGGCGTCGACGTCAATGCCGACGGCTTCGCCGACAGCTACCTGGACGCGACGACGATCAGCGCTGGCAACCTGTGGGCCAGCGTGCGCAGCGCACAGGTCACGCTGACCTTCGTGAACCCGCTGGCGAGCCAGACCGGCGGTTCCGCCACCCTCCCGACCCCCTGGGTGCAGACCATCGCGCTGCAGAACATGCTATGA
- a CDS encoding acetyltransferase, with product MLRAPEPLDTGHTVAGFDCGVASLDTWLRRRAAANQASGASRTFVVCESGGRVVGYYALASSAVTPAAAPGRFRRNMPDPVPVVVLGRLAVATSHHGQGLGRALFQDAALRVVHAADAIGIRGMVVHALSDEARAFYLRLGLDPSPLDPMTLMATVADLCAAMRG from the coding sequence ATGCTGCGCGCCCCGGAACCGCTCGACACAGGCCACACTGTTGCCGGATTCGACTGCGGAGTCGCTTCGCTTGATACGTGGCTGCGGCGCCGCGCCGCCGCCAATCAGGCCAGCGGCGCCTCGCGTACCTTCGTCGTTTGCGAGAGCGGAGGCCGGGTCGTCGGCTACTACGCGCTGGCTTCCAGCGCCGTCACTCCGGCGGCCGCGCCGGGGCGGTTCCGGCGCAATATGCCGGACCCGGTTCCGGTCGTCGTGCTCGGCCGCCTGGCCGTCGCGACGAGTCACCATGGGCAGGGGCTCGGCCGCGCCCTGTTCCAGGACGCGGCGCTTCGCGTCGTCCATGCAGCCGACGCGATCGGCATCCGGGGCATGGTCGTGCATGCGCTGTCCGATGAGGCCCGGGCCTTCTATCTGCGCCTCGGCCTCGACCCGTCCCCGTTGGATCCGATGACTTTGATGGCGACGGTCGCGGACCTGTGCGCGGCGATGCGGGGGTGA
- a CDS encoding Type IV fimbrial biogenesis protein PilY1: MSNIRPFRLALLAPLLAACALLAPAARAQLVISDTLTGAASTYDWKSLNGACLTAGNNTGNIPACSGLSYYGSTTLVGGVTGRLPDPVGQGALRLTNGDTTTGSNGNNQTGAVVSNFTFPSNQGLQVTFSTVTYGGNAYTNSSGQKSGADGITFFLADGSQSPSVGGLGGSLGYSCSNVNSTYNGVQGGYLGVGIDEYGNFVNGASVRQTTTTTVSTTSTAGTQTGNMLTDSSGNPTSMASPSWVGSTPATIPVGTVTGSPTSSSAIVTNTAPNPTTTSTSGSAIATPANWNRTGSIRSGSSRCGSSGAYCAVGTYTTAGQSTQTTTLATTYSISTGDNTASSDPAGSGPHPGRISVRGAGNVNWAWLNATYPALFPNSGMSSGAQQTAVQKTCAAGFPYNNTGSAQTVNGVTVPAGGYYPTAVPDYPLLATSQLPSGTTIYNQEATNSPLRGSAVPITYALSITQNGLLNMSYSYNGGTAVPVISNQSISASNGAVPATFRFGFSAGTGGGSNVHEITCFKAAQLNAASSSAGVNVQQSARVQEGTQVYLAYYHPTNWWGQLTATNLVYYASTDTVKLAPLANWDASCVLTGGSCNATGGSNTVQPSGTGAAGSGTRQLMTWSTNSSGVAAGVPLQWSNLNATQQGLLTAGDTMPGSPNADRLGWLRGDRQNEIGGSGTDAVFRARNGVLGDLVDSSPTWVGPPSLPYKGPWRDALNPTTTMPEGTSYATFATSNATRTNVVYVGGNDGLMHGFRAGAYLANGQFDTTGSIAPNDGQELIGYMPSSALATIHNTNSMLDVSSPNYAHALSVDATPGTGDLYYNGAWHTWLVGGMGGGGNANGPIGDNTTTATGGDIFALDITDPGNFSEANASTLVIGDWGPNGTPISCVANTPANCGNNLGNTYGTPIIRRLHDGNWGVIFGNGLNSPTGTAGIYIMEVSSTGAITFRFLDTGYGPSQDPLGAGNKNGISYVSSADLDGDHVTDYVYAGDRFGNLWRFDLTSNTAGNWKAGSAPLFSTPISTITTTVGSTVISTLVGQPITTRVTVTSALAGSNPGRVMISFGTGQQLPQTLTSAASYASGVQTLYGIWDWNMTAWNALGSVQYASLAAPQAITTAKLQAQTASDVPTTNYRTVTQNKICWAGSATCSPATSNTQFGWQLNLPDSGEQIIYNPTIAYGLFVVNTTIPGVNNVITCANPPPSGYTMAIAADTGGAPTSSFFASATNNYVSANGAVVAGIGLNAVGTPSFVSAMTKPYMVNQTVTGEGSITQVNPGAAGIGQRLNWIRLR, from the coding sequence ATGAGCAACATCCGTCCATTCCGACTTGCGCTTCTCGCTCCGCTGCTGGCTGCATGCGCGCTGCTGGCGCCGGCCGCGCGGGCCCAGCTGGTGATCAGCGACACGCTGACCGGCGCGGCGTCGACCTACGACTGGAAGAGCCTGAACGGCGCCTGCCTGACCGCCGGAAACAATACCGGCAACATCCCGGCCTGCTCCGGCCTCAGCTACTACGGCAGCACAACGCTGGTCGGCGGCGTGACTGGCCGCCTGCCCGACCCGGTCGGCCAGGGAGCGCTGCGACTGACGAACGGCGACACCACGACCGGCAGCAACGGCAACAACCAGACCGGCGCGGTCGTCTCCAACTTCACCTTCCCGTCGAACCAGGGCCTGCAGGTCACGTTCTCGACGGTCACGTATGGGGGGAACGCGTACACGAATTCGTCCGGCCAGAAGTCCGGTGCGGACGGGATCACGTTTTTTCTTGCGGATGGGTCGCAATCGCCGAGCGTGGGCGGCTTGGGGGGCAGCCTGGGGTACAGCTGCTCCAATGTGAACAGTACGTATAACGGCGTGCAGGGCGGCTACCTCGGCGTCGGGATCGACGAGTACGGCAATTTCGTCAACGGCGCCAGTGTCAGGCAAACCACGACGACGACGGTCAGCACCACATCTACCGCCGGCACGCAGACGGGCAACATGCTCACCGACTCATCCGGTAATCCCACCAGCATGGCGTCACCAAGTTGGGTGGGCAGCACGCCCGCGACGATTCCGGTCGGCACCGTCACCGGTAGCCCCACCAGCAGCAGCGCGATCGTCACCAACACGGCACCAAACCCGACGACGACCAGTACCAGTGGCAGCGCCATCGCGACGCCCGCGAACTGGAACCGCACTGGCTCAATCCGATCTGGCAGTTCGAGATGCGGCTCGTCGGGTGCCTATTGCGCCGTCGGCACTTACACCACAGCTGGCCAGTCCACCCAAACCACCACGCTCGCCACTACCTATTCCATTTCCACTGGCGACAACACTGCATCGAGCGACCCTGCGGGAAGCGGGCCGCATCCGGGCCGCATCAGCGTGCGCGGCGCGGGCAACGTCAACTGGGCCTGGCTGAACGCGACCTATCCTGCGCTGTTTCCGAACAGCGGTATGTCCTCTGGCGCCCAACAGACCGCGGTGCAGAAGACCTGTGCCGCAGGATTCCCCTACAACAACACCGGCTCGGCGCAAACGGTCAACGGCGTCACCGTGCCGGCCGGCGGGTACTACCCGACGGCGGTCCCCGACTACCCGCTGCTCGCGACCAGTCAGTTGCCGAGTGGCACGACGATCTACAACCAGGAGGCGACGAACTCCCCGTTGCGCGGCAGCGCGGTGCCGATCACTTATGCCCTCAGCATCACGCAGAACGGGCTGCTGAACATGTCGTACAGCTATAACGGCGGCACTGCGGTTCCAGTGATCTCGAACCAGTCGATCTCGGCCTCGAACGGCGCGGTGCCGGCCACCTTCCGCTTCGGCTTCTCAGCCGGCACGGGCGGCGGCAGCAACGTGCACGAGATCACCTGCTTCAAGGCGGCGCAGCTGAACGCGGCTTCGAGTTCCGCCGGCGTCAACGTGCAGCAGTCGGCGCGGGTACAGGAGGGTACGCAGGTCTACCTAGCTTACTACCACCCGACGAACTGGTGGGGCCAGCTGACAGCAACCAACTTGGTCTACTACGCTTCGACTGACACGGTAAAACTGGCGCCGCTGGCGAACTGGGACGCGAGTTGCGTGCTCACCGGCGGTAGTTGCAACGCGACCGGCGGCAGCAACACCGTTCAGCCGAGCGGCACCGGCGCCGCCGGCAGCGGCACGCGACAACTGATGACCTGGAGCACGAACAGTTCGGGCGTTGCCGCAGGCGTTCCGCTGCAATGGAGCAACCTGAATGCCACGCAGCAGGGTCTGCTCACCGCAGGCGACACGATGCCTGGCTCGCCGAACGCGGACCGGCTCGGCTGGCTGCGCGGCGACCGGCAGAACGAAATCGGTGGCAGCGGCACCGATGCGGTGTTCCGCGCGCGCAACGGCGTGCTCGGCGACCTCGTCGATTCCAGCCCGACCTGGGTCGGGCCACCGTCGCTGCCGTACAAGGGGCCGTGGCGCGACGCGCTCAACCCGACGACAACGATGCCCGAGGGCACGAGCTACGCGACCTTCGCCACCAGCAACGCGACCCGAACCAACGTGGTCTATGTCGGCGGCAACGACGGTTTGATGCACGGCTTTCGTGCCGGCGCCTACCTCGCCAACGGACAATTCGACACCACTGGCTCGATCGCTCCGAACGACGGACAGGAGCTGATCGGCTACATGCCTTCATCCGCGCTGGCGACGATCCACAACACGAATTCGATGCTGGACGTCTCCTCGCCGAACTACGCTCATGCACTGTCGGTCGACGCGACGCCCGGCACCGGCGACCTGTATTACAACGGCGCCTGGCACACTTGGCTGGTCGGCGGCATGGGCGGCGGCGGCAACGCGAACGGGCCGATCGGCGACAACACCACGACCGCGACCGGCGGCGATATCTTCGCGCTCGACATCACGGACCCGGGCAACTTCAGCGAGGCGAATGCAAGCACCCTCGTGATCGGGGACTGGGGTCCGAACGGCACGCCGATCAGTTGCGTAGCGAACACGCCTGCGAACTGCGGCAACAACCTGGGCAATACCTACGGCACGCCGATCATCCGGCGCCTGCACGACGGTAACTGGGGCGTGATATTCGGCAACGGCTTGAACAGCCCGACCGGCACCGCAGGCATCTACATCATGGAGGTCAGCTCCACCGGCGCAATCACCTTCCGCTTCCTCGACACTGGTTACGGGCCGTCGCAGGATCCACTCGGCGCTGGCAACAAGAACGGCATCTCCTACGTGTCGTCGGCCGACCTCGACGGCGACCATGTCACCGACTATGTGTACGCCGGCGACCGCTTCGGCAACCTATGGCGATTCGACTTGACCAGTAACACCGCCGGGAACTGGAAGGCTGGCAGCGCGCCACTGTTTTCCACGCCAATCTCCACGATAACCACCACGGTTGGCTCCACGGTTATCTCCACGCTGGTCGGTCAACCGATCACGACTCGCGTTACGGTGACAAGCGCGCTCGCCGGCAGCAATCCGGGGCGGGTGATGATCTCGTTCGGCACCGGCCAGCAGTTGCCGCAGACGCTGACCAGCGCAGCCAGCTATGCCAGCGGCGTGCAGACGCTGTACGGCATCTGGGACTGGAACATGACTGCATGGAATGCGCTCGGCTCGGTGCAATACGCGAGCCTGGCAGCGCCACAGGCGATCACGACGGCGAAGCTGCAGGCCCAGACCGCAAGCGACGTGCCCACGACGAACTACCGCACGGTGACGCAGAACAAGATCTGCTGGGCTGGCTCCGCGACTTGCAGTCCCGCCACCAGCAACACGCAATTCGGCTGGCAGCTGAACCTGCCGGATAGCGGCGAGCAGATCATCTACAACCCGACCATCGCCTACGGCCTCTTCGTAGTTAACACCACCATTCCAGGGGTCAACAACGTCATTACGTGCGCCAACCCTCCGCCTAGCGGCTACACGATGGCGATCGCCGCGGACACGGGCGGCGCACCGACCAGCTCGTTCTTCGCCAGCGCGACGAACAACTACGTGTCGGCGAATGGCGCGGTCGTCGCCGGCATCGGCTTGAACGCGGTCGGCACGCCATCGTTCGTCTCGGCGATGACCAAGCCATACATGGTGAACCAGACCGTCACGGGAGAAGGCTCAATCACCCAGGTAAACCCGGGCGCCGCCGGCATCGGCCAGCGCCTGAACTGGATCAGGCTGCGTTGA